Proteins encoded within one genomic window of Arachis ipaensis cultivar K30076 chromosome B08, Araip1.1, whole genome shotgun sequence:
- the LOC107612151 gene encoding uncharacterized protein At4g14100, translating into MGAPMSSLFFLLLLLLLLPPSLSMASKPPPPTPSEWPLQFHSLIWYNRTGVLQKVELWYDFINGRNLNIIEEQLTNHVLYDVEWDNGTSFYYTLDPYQRECDVKHFPVGILRPNWLHGATYLGQRMVDNFLCNVWEKVHFIRYYEHVATKRPVKWVFFEGTLLLPQFMFALDFNNSQILISWV; encoded by the coding sequence ATGGGGGCACCCATGTCTTCTttgttcttcctcctcctccttctactTCTACTCCCCCCTTCTTTATCAATGGCATCAAAGCCACCACCACCAACCCCATCAGAGTGGCCACTCCAATTCCACTCCCTCATATGGTACAACAGAACCGGTGTCCTCCAGAAGGTGGAGCTATGGTACGACTtcataaatggcagaaacttGAACATCATCGAAGAACAACTCACGAATCATGTGTTGTACGATGTTGAGTGGGACAATGGCACCTCCTTCTACTACACTCTTGATCCTTATCAGAGGGAGTGTGATGTGAAGCATTTTCCTGTTGGGATTCTGAGGCCAAATTGGCTTCATGGTGCTACTTATTTGGGTCAGAGGATGGTTGATAACTTTCTTTGCAATGTTTGGGAGAAGGTTCATTTCATTCGCTATTATGAGCATGTTGCAACTAAAAGGCCTGTTAAGTGGGTCTTCTTTGAAGGTACATTGCTATTACCACAATTCATGTTTGCTTTGGATTTTAATAATTCTCAGATATTGATTTCATGGGTATAA